The following nucleotide sequence is from Myxosarcina sp. GI1.
AGCTGAAACTTTATTAAAAGATGCAGCAATTAACAATACTTTGGTAGATTTGAAAGTTCCCGATATTTCTTGGTCTGGTAAAGCTTTGATTAGAGAAGTACAGGTTCATCCCTGGAAAAAAACTCTCTATCATCTCAGCTTCTTTACCGTTTCTGCCAAACAAACTGTAGAAATTGTCGTACCCGTTCATTTGGTTGGTGAAGCTATAGGCGCACAAGAAGGTGGAGTTGTAGAACAGGTTATTACTGAATTGAACATCAGCTGTAGAGCAGATAGTATTCCCGAATCAATTGAGGTAGATATTTCTAGTTTTGAAGTTGGTACAACCTTACACGTAGGCGAACTGACTCTTCCAGAAGGAGCTACGGTAATTGAAGATCCTAAGCGTACTGTACTTTCTGTGGTCACTCCTACTGTTATTACCGAACCCGAACCCGAAACGGAAGAAACTGTACTTGGAGAGGAAGAGTTGGATACTCCTGTAGAATCTGCTGAAGAAACTGAAGCTAGTGAGGAAACGGCACAAGCTTAAGTCTCAAGCTAAAAAAACAAAAACCAGAGCAGTCTATAGCTCTGGTTTTTGTTTTACCAATTACAATTAAGTGTAACTTTGAAAAGTTGATTTGGTATAGAGGAGATTGCCGCAAAGATTTAGTTATTTTCACTGACAAGCTCTTGGTTAGCAATTCTTTTTTTGCGATGTTTTCGATAGTAAAATAATCCCCAAAATCCCGCAACTAAGAATAAACCTTGACTAGGTGAAAATTCAAAAGGAACCGCTTGAACGGAAGGACCTAAAGTCGAACCTGTATAGCTCGGAGTCGCACCACCTTCTGAATTGCCCAGATAATCAATTGGTCCAGGGGTAGTAATAGTCGATTCAATGGTAACTATGTTGTCTGTTGTAGAATAATCTTCATTTGTTACTGTAAGACTAGCAGAAATCTCGTCAAAACCACCATCTTCCGATAAGGTATATGGACCTGCCGAATCGGTGAAAACATTTGTTACTTCCGCTAAATTGTATACATTGAGATCGTTAGCTGGATCTGTGCTGCTTAATGATTCACCATCTTCAAGGTTAATGTCATAGACATAAGTTCCGTTGGCTACATCGCTACTAGCTTCGTCAAAAGTAAACTGAAACGCACGAACGCTATGCTGAAAAATTATCGTGTAGGCTACTGTTAGACCCGTGAAAATTATTACTTTTTTGATTTTTGTGCTGTTCATTATTTTTGTTTGCTAATTGATTGAAACTTGAGAAAAAGTTGAGAGGATAGCTGCGATTTTTTTCAATTCAAGTTATCTGGTTCTATTAAGCTTCCCTATAATCAGCAGAAGTTAATTGAGCGGGACTAATTCTGTAAACTGTAGTTAACAAATCACTGCCAGAGAAAATTTGTGTATTGCCATTTACTTCATTTAGAGAAATTGAGTCATATACGTCTTGTACTGACGTAGCACCAAAGCTAAGAAGGTTAATCCCAATCAAATCGATACCATCTTCAAAGTCAAGAATGCTGTTGCCAGTGTCGCCCGAATTTAAAACAAAAATATCTGTTCCTGAAAATCCCGTATGGCGATCGCTTCCCGCACCACCATCGAGATAATCGTTACCTTCACCACCAAACAGTACATCTATACCTGCTCCTCCTAGAAGCGTATCATTTCCTTCTAGTCCTACTAAAAAGTCATTACCATTACCTCCAGAGAGAAGATCGCCTTCTGTACCACCAGATAGATAATCAGCTTCATCACCTCCACTAAGCTCGTCACTGCCATCGTTACCATGAAGGCGATCTTTATCACCATTACCGTTGATTAAATCGTTTCCTCCTCGTCCAAAGATAATATCTTTGTTTTCCAAGCCTTTAACAATATCATCTCCAGAAGACCCCTTAGTAGCTTCACCACTATTATTGCCAAAAAGGCTAGCTCTGGCAATCGTGAAGTTAGTAGCGATCGTTAGATTACCGTCATTAGCTGTAACTTTGACATCAAGAGGTTCGTTAAGATCTTCGAGACTAGGAGTACCGACGAAGAAATAGCTATTGAGAACTTGCTCCAATCTCAGCCAACTAGGTAAAGCAGAGCCGTCGGCTAGTGTCGCTGTGCAAGAAAGAAGATCGCCATCGGGATCGACAAAAGCATCGCTGACTGGCAGATTCAATGCTTGATCTAACTCTAAGATTTGACTCTCTATGGGATCGACAACATAAGGAGTATCATTGGTATTGGTAACTTCGAGGTTAAACTCATCGCTAGCGTTGATTGCGCCGC
It contains:
- a CDS encoding putative Ig domain-containing protein, encoding NFNLEVASNFSDADLDSNLTYSATLADDTALPTWLKFDPTTGTFSGTPTNGDVGSIAVKVVASDGGAINASDEFNLEVTNTNDTPYVVDPIESQILELDQALNLPVSDAFVDPDGDLLSCTATLADGSALPSWLRLEQVLNSYFFVGTPSLEDLNEPLDVKVTANDGNLTIATNFTIARASLFGNNSGEATKGSSGDDIVKGLENKDIIFGRGGNDLINGNGDKDRLHGNDGSDELSGGDEADYLSGGTEGDLLSGGNGNDFLVGLEGNDTLLGGAGIDVLFGGEGNDYLDGGAGSDRHTGFSGTDIFVLNSGDTGNSILDFEDGIDLIGINLLSFGATSVQDVYDSISLNEVNGNTQIFSGSDLLTTVYRISPAQLTSADYREA
- a CDS encoding 50S ribosomal protein L25/general stress protein Ctc, which gives rise to MNITVECQSRPEGTKANALRREGLIPASLYGHKGGESVSLTIPAKKAETLLKDAAINNTLVDLKVPDISWSGKALIREVQVHPWKKTLYHLSFFTVSAKQTVEIVVPVHLVGEAIGAQEGGVVEQVITELNISCRADSIPESIEVDISSFEVGTTLHVGELTLPEGATVIEDPKRTVLSVVTPTVITEPEPETEETVLGEEELDTPVESAEETEASEETAQA